In Oceanispirochaeta sp., the DNA window CCGGGACAATTCCAGCAGAGCTGTAGGTTTGGATTTGGATGATTTCCCCATACCAACTATACGTGAAACTGTTGAACGAGCCTTGCTCAACTGCTTTGCCCTTCGTTCGGGGTGACTGCGCTGACCGTATTTATATTCAAGAAAGCCAGAAAGGTAAAGGACACCGTCAAAACCGAAGTTGTTATCCAGATCGGGACCCAGGTGACTGAGTCCTTCAACGTTCTCTTCCCCCTTTTGTTCCATCTCAACAACCCTGGCATAAAAGAAACTGGCCTTCCTGTAGAAAACTTTGGCCAGATAGTCATAATTTTCATCATTATTCTGGCTATGAAGATCCATACAGAGCCAGGCGGCTCTCAGACAGGACATGGCTTGCTTGAAATGTGGTGCCATAGGACCGGGGGCCGATTCATAACACATCGATGAAAAAACGTAGGAGGCAACACCTTCCTGCAGCTTGCGGGAGCTCTGAAAATCTAAATGGGGAAAAATGGAAGCCAATTCCGTTTTCCTTTCTCCAATCTCCTTTTTCAACTGAAGAATCCGCTCGCCGGAGACATTTGAAAAATCGCTGGGATAGGCTGAGTAATAACAGGAAGGACAGACAACGATGGGATACAATAGTGGAAAAACAGCACCAAATTTACTGGTGGGGACATAGATGCGGTGCAGCTCTTTTGTCAGATCTCCCGCATTCATTCTTCCCCCGCCTGAAAGGAGTTCTTCCTTATGAAATGTATTTTCACAGATAGGACATTCCAACTGCTGTTTGGTCAGAAAGGTTAGTTTTATTTTACTATCAGACAACGGGAGCCTCCTCGATAATGACCTGTGCGATGGATAGAGTCGAATCGTGACTGAGGGACAGAAAAACGACCCCTCCGCCATTGTACTCCAGAGCACGGGAAGCGGAACCTCTCAGAAGGAGATCAGGTTTACCCCGAGGGTCCAAAACAACCTCAATATCCTTCAGAGCGATTCCCTTAAGACCTGTCCCCAAGGCCTTTCCAAAGGCTTCCTTGGCAGCAAATCGAGCCGCCAGAGATGCCGCTGCATTCTTCCCCTTGGATTGAATATAGTCAATTTCCTCCCTGCTGAAATAGCGCATTAAAAGAATCTCCTTGTTCAGCCAGTTCCTGATTCGTTCAATATCAACGATGTCAACACCAGTTCCTTTTATCACTGAGTTTCTCCCCGCTCAGAAAAAGAAACCTGAATTTCTCTAGGGCTGTATTTCAGAACAACCACTCCCTCGGGTGTATCGACCTGGACAGGAAGAGTATAGGTTCCGGGGACAATAATCCGTGAACAGTCTATATAAAAATGGAGGTCCCTGGCTCTCAGCTGTTCCAGCATCAATTGGCTGCCCTGAAGGGTGATGGCCATTTCAGGAAGATTCTCTGAAATGATGAATCCCAGATCCAGATCGACCGAGACGATTTCAAGATTTGTCAGATTCTGAATGATCACGGCCTCCTCGACGGCTCCCCGTAATTCAACGGTATTTCCACCTGGAAAAGAGACATTGTCACCCGGTGGAATCAAACGGGAACTCACAGTAAAATCATCATACCGGCCGGAAAGATCGATTTCTTCTGTCTTTATCCCGGTAATGGATTCAAGCTGGGAACGGGGTCCCTGGACGGTCACATAGGTGGGTGACACAAAGTACTGCACCAGTTCGTACCCATTGGGAACAAAAGCTGTGAGAACCGGTTGAATCTCAAGGCTGCGAATGACCTTTTCTTCCTGTGAGATGGTCACTTCCCGGGGTTCAACCTCTATCTCCATGGTCTCATCGTTGTGGCCATAAGATGAGAGGAGACTGATTTCTACGGGAACTTTGAAGGTTCCTTCCTCTTCAAATGTCCTGAAATCCGCAACGGCGCTGATCTCATTGTCCAGGATTGAGTATATCAGTTCCTCCGTTCCCCGCAGATTAACCCTGACACTCACAGGAAAATTTCCGGTGACCGAAAGCCCTTCTGTTGTGAGGATTTCCAGAGGGATGCTGAAAAAGCGCTCTTCCAGGTTGTTTATTTGATAAAAGAGAGACAGGAGGATGGCCGCCAGTATGGAAAGGATCTTGGCCAGCCAGCGGTCAAACAGGATTTGATTCAGTCCTTTTTTCATGCCCCGAGCCCTCCTGTGTCATCACCAGGTTCTTCTCTCAGATTCAGCAACTGCCTGAGACGGAACCTTACTTCATCCAGAGTCAGGGCATAAAAAATATGAGAATCATAGGCCAGGGAGATAGCTCCCGTCTCTTCAGAAACCACCAGAACGACAGCATCCGTCTCCTCCGCCAGCCCCAGAGCAGCCCTATGGCGTGTTCCAAAACTCCTGCGGATGTCTGCCTGCCGGGACAAGGGGAGAAAACATCCTGCTGCGACAATGGCTCCGTTTTGAATCACCAGGGCTCCATCGTGGAGAGGGGTGTCATGACCGAATATGGTGATGATGAGTGAAGATGATAAGCTGGCATTGAGTTTTGTTCCCGTATCGATGATGTTTTTAAGCCCTACGTTTCGGGCAAAAACAATCAGAGCCCCCCTTTTATGACCAGAGAGGACTTCTGCCGCCCCCAGAATGGAGTCCATCTGAAGGGAGCGGCTCCTTGTCTGGAGTCTGAAAAAATCACGCTGCCCGATTCTGGTAAAAATGCTCCTCAATTCGGGCTGAAATACAATGGCAATACCGATAAATATACCTGGAGCCAGGAGGTTCAGAATCCATAAGAGGGTGCTGAGCTGCAAAAACCAGGCTCCCACATAAACCAGAGCCAGCAAAGAGGCCCCCTTGAGGAGCTGAATGGCCTGGGTTTCTTCCATGATGTTATAGGCCTTGTAAATGAGGAAGGCCAGTAAGGCGACGTCTATGACGGGTCTGATAATTTCTCTGAGAGCCCAGGAATCAATCAATCCTTCCATAGTAACTCCTGCATCATCCTGACCATCTGAAAAGTTTCGCCTACATCATGAACTCTCAGAATATCCACTCCTTTAGCGGCGCACCAGCCGTTGGCAATGAGAGACCCGATGAGCCTGTCTTCGGGTTCTACGTCCAGAATCTCACCGATAAAAGATTTACGGGAAAGACCTATCAAAAGGGCATACCCTATTTGGTAAAAGCGATCAATGTTGCGGATCAGATCGAGGTTATCCTTTAGGCTTTTTCCAAAACCGATACCCGGGTCCAGAACAATATTCTTTTTGGCAACTCCCGCCTCTTCTGCAGATGCGGCAACCTTGAGAAGGAAATCAAGAACTTCATCCACAACAGAGACGTATTCCGGCTTGATCTGCATGCTTTCAGGTGTTCCTTTCATATGCATCAGGATGACAGGACAATCTTTCTCCACAGCCAGAGAGGTCATTTCTGGATCATCCCTGAGGGCGGATATATCATTGATAATGTTTGCACCCGCATCCAGTGCCGCCCGGGCCACCTGGCTCTTCCGGGTGTCTACAGAGAGGGGGATATCAATCTCTTTTCGGATGGCTTCTACGACGGGAATGACCCGGTCCAATTCTTCTGAGAGGGATACAGAAGCCGCCCCCGGACGGGAGGACTCTCCCCCCAGATCCAGAATATCAGCCCCCTCCCTGACCATGGTCAGGGCCTGGTTCAACGCCTCTTCAGCACCCTGTTTGCGGCTGCGGACGTAAAATGAGTCGGGTGTGCAGTTGATTATACCCATGATCAAGGGTCTTTTGTCTTTATGAATCATCTTGGTTCCATCAGAATACACTATTGTTGTTTTTATTAAAAGTAAATTAGCTCAACCAACAAGGAATGTCAGGAGAGTCAAGCCGGAAAAATCAGTCCTCCAGGATAATGATTTCCACCCTTCGGTTCAGTTTTCGCCCCTCCTCGGTGCTGTTGTCCCCCAAAGGTTCCAATCCGCCCATACCGGAGAAAAGAAAACGATCCGCATCGATGCCCCGGGCTGACAATTCCCGTACGATCATCCTGGCACGGTCCTGTGAGAGTAGAATCTGTGATTCCATGGTCCCGATATCTGCGGTATGACCCTTGACGAAAAAAGTCCTTTCCGGGATGGTGATCAGAATTTCTGCAATCGTATCCAACAGAGGTTTGTCCTCCGGAAGTAAAAGGGCCTGATCCGGTTCAAAATGAAGATTCTTAAGATTCAGAGCCAGCCCTTCATCCCGGGTTTCCACTGTAACCTGGTCATCCAGAGATTCCCCTCTCTCTTTAAAAGACTCATTGAGACTGTCTTTCAGAGAGTTTTGAACATTCATGGTCAATCCGGGGCGATCCAGGAGTTCAATTCCCTTATAAAATGTGAGGAGAAAGCCTTTCTCCCTCAGACTGCTGCCATCCTGATACTGGTAATCTTCTTCCATAATATCTTTCATAAGAAGAAATTCACGGGTTTCCTTATCAATAAGCAGGGAGACCACATGCTTCCCGCTGAGAGCCTTCAAGAAGGAATCGGCATCCCGTGATTGCCCGGAATGGTAGCGGACTGCATACTGCGCCTGAATGACAAAGACCTCTCGGCCTTTCCAGACGTCATCCCCCAGAAAGGTATATTCACAATACTGGGGAAGGACAGCCCTTTCGCTGGAGTCGGGAGAGCTTATGACAAGCTCTAATCCTCCCTCCCATTTGTCTCCGGGACTGACGGCTCTATCGGGAAAAGTGGGGAAACTCCTCAGCCGGGGATAGGTAGAGCCGGGAACCAGCATGGTTCCTTTTGCATTCAGACTGAATTCGGTTTCTTCGCTTCCTGTCACGGCGGAAGCTGTTTTGAAACCGTCCTTTGCCTTTTCCTCAAGATGGTACACCTCGCCGGAAATGCGGAACAAATCTGTACCTGAGCGGCTGGTTTCATAAATCCCGCGGTTTTCACGGTATACATGTCCCTGATACCGGCCATCCCGGTATTGACTGAGATTGAATTTTTCAATGACTCGGTACTTTTCACCGGGTTCAACCGTAAAAATAACGGCCTCGTCCTGGGCAATGAGTTCCTGAGCTGTCCAGATGAGAAGAAAAAAGTATATGAAATTAGTCTTCTTTCTTTTCCAGGGTAGTGGTTTTAATGAAACGGGCACTGCTAAACTCCTTGGGCTTTATTCTGACTCCCTGGGCTTTAACCCCTTTCACCAGATAGTTTTCCAGAGGAAAACTATCAGCTGCCGTCCGAATCAGTGATTTCTGAATGAAATCTACCACAATGGAAACATCCGTTTTTGTGGTAAACCGGACCAGTTGGGAGTTCTCAGGCAGAAGTTCATAAACCTTATTCAAGATGAACTGAGTGACCTTACAGCGCTTAATATAAGGATATCCATTTTCATTGTTCCGGTACACAACGGAAAAGACCGTCTCTTCCAGGGTATCCTTATCGGTTAATCCGCAGTACAAAAGACCCATCCCTACAAAATATTTGTCTGGGACATCCATAATCTGATAGCTGCAGTCTTTACGAACCAGAAGAATCCGGTCATAGACAGAGGCTTCACAATAGAGGGTACCCGTTGCGACATCAGATCCGATGTATCCTGTTTCCTTGTTGTAGCGGATTTTGAGATTTTTCTGGGCTGCGTCTCGGATGTCAACTTTCTGAATATCCATCAGTTCGGTCCGCCGGGGCATCAAAGGAGCCTGTTTGGCAATCAATCCATCCAGATTGGCTATAGCATAATCCTTCAGATTTTTAAGGTGATGACGGATCTC includes these proteins:
- a CDS encoding DUF2225 domain-containing protein — protein: MSDSKIKLTFLTKQQLECPICENTFHKEELLSGGGRMNAGDLTKELHRIYVPTSKFGAVFPLLYPIVVCPSCYYSAYPSDFSNVSGERILQLKKEIGERKTELASIFPHLDFQSSRKLQEGVASYVFSSMCYESAPGPMAPHFKQAMSCLRAAWLCMDLHSQNNDENYDYLAKVFYRKASFFYARVVEMEQKGEENVEGLSHLGPDLDNNFGFDGVLYLSGFLEYKYGQRSHPERRAKQLSKARSTVSRIVGMGKSSKSKPTALLELSRDLHKLIKDELDELGIAP
- a CDS encoding holo-ACP synthase — its product is MIKGTGVDIVDIERIRNWLNKEILLMRYFSREEIDYIQSKGKNAAASLAARFAAKEAFGKALGTGLKGIALKDIEVVLDPRGKPDLLLRGSASRALEYNGGGVVFLSLSHDSTLSIAQVIIEEAPVV
- a CDS encoding CdaR family protein, which gives rise to MKKGLNQILFDRWLAKILSILAAILLSLFYQINNLEERFFSIPLEILTTEGLSVTGNFPVSVRVNLRGTEELIYSILDNEISAVADFRTFEEEGTFKVPVEISLLSSYGHNDETMEIEVEPREVTISQEEKVIRSLEIQPVLTAFVPNGYELVQYFVSPTYVTVQGPRSQLESITGIKTEEIDLSGRYDDFTVSSRLIPPGDNVSFPGGNTVELRGAVEEAVIIQNLTNLEIVSVDLDLGFIISENLPEMAITLQGSQLMLEQLRARDLHFYIDCSRIIVPGTYTLPVQVDTPEGVVVLKYSPREIQVSFSERGETQ
- the cdaA gene encoding diadenylate cyclase CdaA is translated as MEGLIDSWALREIIRPVIDVALLAFLIYKAYNIMEETQAIQLLKGASLLALVYVGAWFLQLSTLLWILNLLAPGIFIGIAIVFQPELRSIFTRIGQRDFFRLQTRSRSLQMDSILGAAEVLSGHKRGALIVFARNVGLKNIIDTGTKLNASLSSSLIITIFGHDTPLHDGALVIQNGAIVAAGCFLPLSRQADIRRSFGTRHRAALGLAEETDAVVLVVSEETGAISLAYDSHIFYALTLDEVRFRLRQLLNLREEPGDDTGGLGA
- the folP gene encoding dihydropteroate synthase, encoding MIHKDKRPLIMGIINCTPDSFYVRSRKQGAEEALNQALTMVREGADILDLGGESSRPGAASVSLSEELDRVIPVVEAIRKEIDIPLSVDTRKSQVARAALDAGANIINDISALRDDPEMTSLAVEKDCPVILMHMKGTPESMQIKPEYVSVVDEVLDFLLKVAASAEEAGVAKKNIVLDPGIGFGKSLKDNLDLIRNIDRFYQIGYALLIGLSRKSFIGEILDVEPEDRLIGSLIANGWCAAKGVDILRVHDVGETFQMVRMMQELLWKD
- a CDS encoding OmpA family protein encodes the protein MPVSLKPLPWKRKKTNFIYFFLLIWTAQELIAQDEAVIFTVEPGEKYRVIEKFNLSQYRDGRYQGHVYRENRGIYETSRSGTDLFRISGEVYHLEEKAKDGFKTASAVTGSEETEFSLNAKGTMLVPGSTYPRLRSFPTFPDRAVSPGDKWEGGLELVISSPDSSERAVLPQYCEYTFLGDDVWKGREVFVIQAQYAVRYHSGQSRDADSFLKALSGKHVVSLLIDKETREFLLMKDIMEEDYQYQDGSSLREKGFLLTFYKGIELLDRPGLTMNVQNSLKDSLNESFKERGESLDDQVTVETRDEGLALNLKNLHFEPDQALLLPEDKPLLDTIAEILITIPERTFFVKGHTADIGTMESQILLSQDRARMIVRELSARGIDADRFLFSGMGGLEPLGDNSTEEGRKLNRRVEIIILED